In one Vanacampus margaritifer isolate UIUO_Vmar chromosome 11, RoL_Vmar_1.0, whole genome shotgun sequence genomic region, the following are encoded:
- the cmss1 gene encoding protein CMSS1 isoform X2, protein MGDDLGDEWWQHDSKSDSSEVEEDEAEKKKSTNKPIKEKPNVSKKAEKRKTLTGQTLTAKKKKKNEEESEMEKSTKSPRKRKRKKKTITDVLAASDPKPGCPADLQNSLTGYFSDKRSVIEQEELKLQDSCFLTCNDLTHSLSSYLKHICPKWAKIQKQHTEKQSVVLLIVCSSALRAIELIKQLTTFKGEAKAVKLFAKHIKIEQQVKLLQKGLFHIGVGTPCRISDLIHRDGLSLQALRFLVLDWNWRDQKSRRMMDIPEIKLDFFKLLESCILDRCRAANVKIGLF, encoded by the exons ATAGCTCTGAGGTGGAGGAGGACGAGgctgaaaagaagaaaagcacGAACAAACCAATAAAAGAAAAGCCAAACGTATCAAAGAAAGCAGAGAAGAGGAAGACGTTAACGGGACAAACTTTGacagcaaagaagaagaagaaaaatgaagag GAGAGCGAGATGGAAAAATCAACCAAATCACCCAGAAAGCGAAAG AGGAAAAAGAAGACCATTACAGATGTGTTGGCCGCCTCTGACCCAAAACCAGGCTGTCCTGCAGACCTTCAGAACTCCCTGACAGGCTACTTCTCAGACAAGCGCTCCGTGATCGAGCAGGAGGAGCTCAAACTGCAAG attctTGCTTCCTGACCTGCAATGACCTGACGCACAGCCTCTCATCCTATCTGAAGCACA TTTGTCCCAAATGGGCCAAGATTCAGAAACAACACACAGAAAAACAATCGGTGGTCCTGCTCATCGTCTGCAGCTCCGCCCTCCGCGCCATCGAGCTCATAAA acaactgacaacattcaagGGTGAAGCCAAGGCTGTAAAGCTGTTTGCAAAACACATAAAG ATTGAGCAGCAGGTGAAGCTGTTGCAGAAGGGCCTATTTCACATCGGAGTGGGGACACCTTGCAGGATCAGTGATCTTATTCACAGAG aTGGATTGAGCTTGCAGGCGTTGCGCTTTCTGGTTCTGGACTGGAACTGGAGAGACCAGAAGAGCAGGAGGATGATGGACATACCTGAG ATCAAGCTGGATTTTTTTAAGCTGCTGGAGAGCTGCATCCTCGACAGATGCCGAGCAGCTAACGTCAAAATTGGACTATTTTAA
- the cmss1 gene encoding protein CMSS1 isoform X1, whose product MGDDLGDEWWQHDSKSDSSEVEEDEAEKKKSTNKPIKEKPNVSKKAEKRKTLTGQTLTAKKKKKNEEASNFPMQESEMEKSTKSPRKRKRKKKTITDVLAASDPKPGCPADLQNSLTGYFSDKRSVIEQEELKLQDSCFLTCNDLTHSLSSYLKHICPKWAKIQKQHTEKQSVVLLIVCSSALRAIELIKQLTTFKGEAKAVKLFAKHIKIEQQVKLLQKGLFHIGVGTPCRISDLIHRDGLSLQALRFLVLDWNWRDQKSRRMMDIPEIKLDFFKLLESCILDRCRAANVKIGLF is encoded by the exons ATAGCTCTGAGGTGGAGGAGGACGAGgctgaaaagaagaaaagcacGAACAAACCAATAAAAGAAAAGCCAAACGTATCAAAGAAAGCAGAGAAGAGGAAGACGTTAACGGGACAAACTTTGacagcaaagaagaagaagaaaaatgaagag GCTTCAAACTTTCCCATGCAGGAGAGCGAGATGGAAAAATCAACCAAATCACCCAGAAAGCGAAAG AGGAAAAAGAAGACCATTACAGATGTGTTGGCCGCCTCTGACCCAAAACCAGGCTGTCCTGCAGACCTTCAGAACTCCCTGACAGGCTACTTCTCAGACAAGCGCTCCGTGATCGAGCAGGAGGAGCTCAAACTGCAAG attctTGCTTCCTGACCTGCAATGACCTGACGCACAGCCTCTCATCCTATCTGAAGCACA TTTGTCCCAAATGGGCCAAGATTCAGAAACAACACACAGAAAAACAATCGGTGGTCCTGCTCATCGTCTGCAGCTCCGCCCTCCGCGCCATCGAGCTCATAAA acaactgacaacattcaagGGTGAAGCCAAGGCTGTAAAGCTGTTTGCAAAACACATAAAG ATTGAGCAGCAGGTGAAGCTGTTGCAGAAGGGCCTATTTCACATCGGAGTGGGGACACCTTGCAGGATCAGTGATCTTATTCACAGAG aTGGATTGAGCTTGCAGGCGTTGCGCTTTCTGGTTCTGGACTGGAACTGGAGAGACCAGAAGAGCAGGAGGATGATGGACATACCTGAG ATCAAGCTGGATTTTTTTAAGCTGCTGGAGAGCTGCATCCTCGACAGATGCCGAGCAGCTAACGTCAAAATTGGACTATTTTAA